A single region of the Salvia miltiorrhiza cultivar Shanhuang (shh) chromosome 8, IMPLAD_Smil_shh, whole genome shotgun sequence genome encodes:
- the LOC130997570 gene encoding uncharacterized protein LOC130997570 yields MNAYTFDDKDLDDADLWAVIDSAAAAALSASAISPGARAKPLTPIPFPLNNSPQPQSDSRSRNPRHCYNHNLDGEVVQNHRPHKIPRTTSTPRSSTQQLMVVQHVQRTPITSPSYNADSTEMRNLAVTDFSSPNASSLSFDKGEPRHSLAGQFPTVSLFKEYQNAAMAILEKSDYTMISGNTYIKKSGWRKISFYFNLSYEIKDKTIEFDDNRNVQRAEFIVRAYMQGGRFSDGWGSCERREKKFSKPNHDIPSTAETRAKNRACQDLLGIGEYRPGARHGQG; encoded by the exons ATGAACGCCTACACCTTCGATGATAAGGACCTAGACGACGCCGATTTATGGGCAGTCATAGActccgctgccgccgccgcgctTTCCGCCTCCGCAATCTCCCCGGGAGCTCGCGCCAAACCTCTCACCCCCATTCCCTTCCCCCTCAACAACTCTCCGCAACCGCAATCCGACAGCCGCAGTCGAAATCCCCGCCATTGTTACAACCACAATCTCGACGGCGAGGTGGTGCAGAATCACCGCCCGCACAAAATTCCGAGAACAACTAGCACGCCGCGGTCCAGTACTCAGCAGCTGATGGTGGTGCAGCACGTGCAACGCACGCCGATCACTTCTCCGTCGTACAATGCTGACTCAACGGAGATGAGAAACCTAGCGGTGACGGATTTTAGTAGTCCGAATGCTTCGTCTCTGAGCTTTGACAAGGGGGAGCCGAGGCATAGTTTGGCCGGTCAGTTTCCGACTGTTTCGCTGTTCAAGGAGTATCAAAATGCAGCCATGGCA ATATTGGAGAAAAGTGACTATACCATGATATCtggaaatacttatattaagaAGTCAG GCTGGAGGAAGATATCTTTCTACTTCAATCTCTCTTATGAAATTAAAGACAAGACCATTGAGTTTGATGACAACCGCAATGTTCAGCGTGCTGAGTTTATTGTTCGTGCTTACATGCA AGGTGGCAGATTTTCAGACGGATGGGGTTCCTGTGAACGACGGGAGAAGAAGTTCTCGAAACCAAATCATGATATTCCTAGCACAGCAGAAACAAGAGCCAAAAATAGGGCATGCCAG GACTTGCTCGGAATTGGTGAGTACCGGCCGGGTGCCAGGCATGGTCAGGGTTGA